A window of the Halorussus pelagicus genome harbors these coding sequences:
- a CDS encoding GAF domain-containing protein — protein MTADRFETLVEGSPDPILTIDDDFEVAFASETIERVFGYRPDEIVGESVETLLAESVHDDVAETARSLCEDGHLRRDYVELPGRHREGHEVPLAVSFREIERDGRTYFSAIVRDASERERLRKRLEAEKRKTRELHEVAVMLENCESVEEACQLAVETAEQLLQFDLCAVDTVEDDELVPQAVSKGVPTDGYYTTTPLSADDKLGAHAYRENETFRADNLHEEGFDPAESGYQSALTVPIGDLGVFQAVSKRTGAFDAGDGELAELLASHLGQSLQRIRSEAALQAERDRFAALFENVPEPTVDYGIRDGRPVVHSVNEAFEETFGYNESEIVGRSLDDLIVPDCERTNYQCHLETVRERDHLNTEVRREAEDGIRDFLLRTAKVVGSGSGGYAIYTDITDRKQLKRDLTREKSKIEDLHHVAVKLEGCDTPEEIYRRTIDAAEEILKFDICGVDIEEDGYLVPKATSSKLDEADYATLRADEGLAGETYQSGESFVINDIHEVTDVNVVTEQFRSVLSIPFGDEGVFQAGSESPGAFDPEDAKLAELLVSHAAEALVRVQSETALREERDRFAALFENVPEPIARYELQDDEPVIQSVNEAFEETFGYDAETVAGSSIDDLLAPEGRLSDAEQLNERVGRGERVDAEVKRTAEDGVRDFLLRNAEVSGDGDNYVIYTDITERKQREEMLDELHGATRKLMTAERQRDICETAVETSRNVLDIPHASVFRWDETTGALEPYIIPENTVVEVGDSPSFAPGEGIVGSVFQNGEASHFDNAWNDPRAHDDGAEGIRAFGAFPLGDWGVMTVASPTVGAFDDYEIDLVRVLAANVQVALNRAARETELAERRSQLVELDRINAVIRDVDQLLVRASTRKEIAEAVTERLAESDHYQFAWTGEAMAGSNDATPTASSGVEAGYLEEILSMRDETPKGPSQRALDTGEVQVVQSVPEDDDFEPWREAALERGYQSAAAIPLRYRETLYGVLCVYADRANAFDDREQAVLAELGETIGHAINAAENKKALLSDSVVEVEFRIHDGDGFFARIPREDGGTFSLEGVTMTTDGSFVYFMTVEGLEPDHVRARAEEAPDVEQIRLVNEHDGGNLFEFVYTGPSPLQGLSEHGGTLRNVEFDADGGRSVVELPRKADVRSVVESIQESIPGTEVVAQRERERPDQTVQEFQSSLEDDLTERQRSALDAAYYAGFFEWPRESTGEEVSASLGVSAPTFHQHLRVGERKLLSAFLDD, from the coding sequence CTGACGGCCGACCGGTTCGAGACGTTGGTCGAGGGGTCGCCCGACCCTATACTCACCATCGACGACGATTTCGAAGTCGCGTTCGCCAGCGAGACCATCGAACGCGTCTTCGGCTACCGGCCGGACGAAATCGTCGGCGAGTCGGTCGAGACGCTGCTCGCGGAGTCGGTCCACGACGATGTGGCCGAGACCGCCCGGTCGCTGTGCGAGGATGGACACCTCCGACGCGACTACGTGGAACTGCCGGGTCGCCACCGTGAGGGTCACGAGGTGCCGCTGGCCGTCTCGTTCCGCGAGATCGAGCGAGACGGGCGAACATACTTCTCGGCCATCGTCCGCGACGCGAGCGAGCGCGAGCGACTGCGAAAACGGCTCGAAGCCGAGAAGCGAAAGACCCGCGAACTCCACGAGGTCGCGGTCATGCTGGAAAACTGCGAGAGCGTCGAGGAGGCCTGCCAGTTGGCGGTCGAGACCGCAGAGCAGTTGTTGCAGTTCGACCTCTGTGCAGTGGACACCGTTGAAGACGACGAACTCGTCCCGCAGGCCGTCTCCAAGGGCGTCCCGACCGACGGGTACTACACGACCACGCCGCTGTCGGCCGACGACAAACTCGGCGCTCACGCCTACCGCGAGAACGAGACGTTTCGCGCCGACAACCTCCACGAGGAGGGCTTCGACCCGGCCGAGAGCGGCTACCAGTCGGCCCTGACGGTCCCTATCGGCGATTTGGGCGTGTTTCAGGCCGTCTCGAAGCGGACGGGTGCGTTCGACGCGGGCGACGGCGAACTCGCGGAGTTGTTGGCTTCGCACCTCGGGCAGTCGCTCCAACGAATCCGGTCTGAGGCCGCGCTACAGGCCGAGCGCGACCGGTTCGCCGCGCTGTTCGAGAACGTACCCGAACCGACCGTGGACTACGGCATCCGGGACGGGCGGCCGGTCGTCCACTCGGTTAACGAGGCGTTCGAGGAGACGTTCGGCTACAACGAGTCCGAAATCGTCGGTCGGTCGCTGGACGACCTCATCGTCCCCGACTGCGAGCGGACGAACTACCAGTGTCACCTCGAAACGGTCCGCGAGCGCGACCACTTGAACACCGAGGTCCGCCGCGAGGCCGAAGACGGGATACGCGATTTCCTCCTGCGGACCGCGAAGGTCGTCGGGAGCGGTTCGGGCGGGTACGCCATCTACACCGATATCACCGACCGCAAGCAGTTGAAGCGGGACCTGACCCGCGAGAAGAGCAAAATCGAGGACCTCCACCACGTCGCGGTCAAACTCGAAGGCTGTGACACGCCCGAAGAGATATATCGCCGGACCATCGACGCGGCCGAGGAAATTTTGAAATTCGACATCTGCGGCGTCGATATCGAGGAAGACGGCTACCTCGTCCCCAAGGCGACCTCCTCGAAACTGGACGAGGCCGACTACGCGACGTTACGGGCCGACGAGGGACTGGCGGGCGAAACCTACCAGAGCGGCGAGTCGTTCGTCATCAACGACATCCACGAGGTGACGGACGTGAACGTCGTGACCGAGCAGTTCCGGTCGGTACTCAGCATTCCCTTCGGCGACGAGGGGGTCTTTCAGGCCGGGTCAGAATCGCCCGGTGCGTTCGACCCTGAGGACGCGAAACTCGCGGAACTGCTGGTCTCACACGCCGCCGAGGCGCTGGTTCGCGTCCAGTCTGAGACCGCGCTCCGCGAGGAGCGCGACCGGTTCGCCGCGCTGTTCGAGAACGTTCCCGAACCGATAGCCCGGTACGAGCTTCAGGACGACGAGCCGGTCATTCAGTCGGTCAACGAGGCGTTCGAGGAGACATTTGGCTACGACGCCGAGACGGTCGCCGGGTCGTCAATCGATGACCTCCTCGCCCCCGAGGGGCGACTCTCGGACGCCGAGCAACTCAACGAGCGCGTGGGTCGGGGCGAGCGCGTCGATGCCGAGGTCAAGCGGACCGCTGAGGACGGCGTTCGAGACTTCCTGCTCAGAAACGCCGAGGTGTCGGGCGACGGCGACAACTACGTCATCTACACCGACATCACCGAGCGCAAACAGCGCGAGGAGATGCTGGACGAACTCCACGGGGCGACCCGCAAACTGATGACCGCCGAGCGCCAGCGTGACATCTGCGAGACGGCGGTCGAAACGTCTCGGAACGTCCTCGACATTCCCCACGCCTCGGTGTTCCGGTGGGACGAGACGACGGGCGCACTCGAACCCTACATCATCCCCGAGAACACGGTCGTCGAAGTCGGCGACTCCCCGTCGTTCGCGCCCGGCGAGGGAATCGTCGGGAGCGTCTTCCAGAACGGTGAGGCCTCCCACTTCGACAACGCGTGGAACGACCCGCGGGCACACGACGACGGGGCGGAGGGAATCCGGGCGTTCGGCGCGTTCCCGCTCGGCGACTGGGGCGTGATGACCGTCGCCTCGCCGACGGTCGGCGCGTTCGACGACTACGAAATCGACCTCGTGCGCGTGCTGGCGGCGAACGTTCAGGTGGCGCTGAACCGCGCGGCCCGCGAGACCGAACTCGCCGAGCGGCGGAGCCAACTCGTCGAACTCGACCGCATCAACGCGGTCATCCGCGACGTTGACCAACTGCTCGTCCGGGCCTCGACCCGCAAGGAGATAGCGGAGGCCGTCACCGAGCGACTCGCGGAGTCCGACCACTACCAGTTCGCGTGGACGGGCGAGGCGATGGCCGGGAGCAACGACGCCACGCCGACCGCGTCGTCGGGCGTCGAAGCGGGCTATCTCGAAGAGATACTCTCGATGCGCGACGAGACTCCGAAGGGACCCTCCCAGCGCGCGCTCGACACCGGGGAGGTACAGGTGGTCCAGAGCGTGCCCGAGGACGACGACTTCGAACCGTGGCGCGAGGCGGCGCTCGAACGGGGCTACCAGTCGGCCGCCGCCATCCCCCTGCGCTACCGCGAGACGCTGTACGGCGTCCTCTGTGTCTACGCCGACCGGGCCAACGCCTTCGACGACCGCGAGCAGGCCGTGCTGGCGGAACTCGGCGAGACCATCGGTCACGCCATCAACGCCGCCGAGAACAAGAAGGCGCTGCTCTCGGACAGCGTGGTTGAGGTGGAGTTCCGGATTCACGACGGCGACGGGTTCTTCGCCCGCATCCCCCGCGAGGACGGCGGCACCTTCTCGCTGGAGGGCGTGACGATGACTACCGACGGGTCGTTCGTCTACTTCATGACGGTCGAGGGTCTCGAACCGGACCACGTCCGAGCGCGCGCTGAGGAAGCCCCGGACGTGGAGCAGATCCGACTCGTCAACGAACACGACGGCGGCAACCTCTTCGAGTTCGTCTACACCGGGCCGTCGCCGCTCCAAGGACTCTCTGAACACGGCGGCACGCTCCGGAACGTGGAGTTCGACGCCGATGGTGGCCGGAGCGTGGTGGAACTCCCGCGGAAGGCCGACGTGCGCTCGGTCGTTGAGTCGATTCAGGAGAGCATTCCCGGCACCGAAGTCGTGGCCCAGCGCGAGCGCGAGCGACCGGACCAGACCGTCCAAGAGTTCCAGTCGTCGCTCGAAGACGACCTGACCGAGCGCCAGCGGTCAGCGCTCGACGCCGCCTACTACGCCGGGTTCTTCGAGTGGCCCCGCGAGAGTACCGGCGAGGAGGTCAGCGCCTCGCTCGGCGTCTCCGCGCCGACGTTCCACCAGCACCTGCGCGTGGGCGAGCGGAAACTACTGTCGGCGTTTCTGGACGACTGA
- a CDS encoding type IV pilin — translation MNSPIGHRRGASPVVGTIIMVAVVVILASTISVFVLNLGSSAQSTAPQVSVSYELVEDGGERTIAVTMEASRGLKTDQLYVTASKRLDIGGSPGSGSGANDAYASELERFTESSGGNPPQVGIGDTWDAGETIYLDPEGSASDVTVRIYWSASRIRSVNPGIVSGDDSYKIAEFTV, via the coding sequence ATGAACAGTCCGATAGGACATCGGCGGGGAGCCTCCCCGGTGGTCGGGACCATAATCATGGTGGCGGTCGTAGTCATCCTCGCGTCCACCATCTCGGTCTTCGTCCTCAACCTCGGGTCGTCGGCCCAATCGACCGCCCCGCAGGTCTCGGTGTCGTACGAACTCGTCGAGGATGGAGGCGAACGGACTATCGCCGTGACCATGGAGGCGAGTCGCGGACTGAAGACGGACCAACTCTACGTGACTGCCTCCAAGCGACTCGACATCGGCGGGAGTCCCGGAAGCGGGTCGGGGGCGAACGACGCCTACGCCAGCGAACTGGAGCGGTTCACCGAGTCCAGCGGTGGCAACCCGCCGCAGGTCGGTATCGGAGATACGTGGGACGCCGGAGAGACCATATATCTCGACCCCGAGGGGAGCGCGAGCGACGTTACCGTCCGAATCTACTGGAGCGCGAGCAGAATCCGAAGCGTCAACCCCGGAATCGTGAGCGGGGACGACTCGTACAAAATCGCCGAATTCACGGTCTAA
- a CDS encoding MutS-related protein, translating to MRLEEYWGVGPKTRERLEAELGTERAVEAIESGKVRALVSSGLSRGRATRILRRANGGEGMSVLATRDTRAVYKELLDVASDYAVTDDAADRIRVLTPLMEREAAERRLDSVMAATESWAGLDGETREAVRSAFAEYAENDRIGDEEAAVRTVLALRDAGLSEGAFSRVADIDRADLDAAASALSDLDGGEVARGVDGELDSLRDALDGVESLSADSLDAMQELREEARAGAEFGEVVVDYVASETDAGFQRVRDATPDEAVDATDFVDATLRELTDDLREAAAERERSVARRLRGRIAETRDAIDAASAAVSDLAFTLSLARFAVDFDLVRPAFAENGFAVRNARNVSIEAAGETVQPVTYAVGDHDVPGGSATGGGSTANDPVPPSGDRVAVLTGANSGGKTTLLETLCQVALLAQMGLPVPAEQAEVSVSEDIVFHRRHASFNAGVLESTLRSIVPPLTEGENTLMLVDEFEAITEPGSAADLLHGLVRLTVNRGALGVFVTHLADDLKPLPEKARKDGIFAEGLDDDLELEVDYQPRFGTVGRSTPEFIVSRLLAGADDRPERAGFETLARAVGEEAVHRTLKDWSPESTAED from the coding sequence ATGCGACTGGAGGAATACTGGGGCGTCGGACCCAAGACGCGCGAGCGGTTGGAGGCGGAACTCGGCACCGAGCGCGCGGTCGAAGCCATCGAGTCCGGCAAGGTCCGGGCGCTCGTCTCTTCGGGACTTTCCCGCGGGCGAGCGACCCGAATCCTCCGTCGGGCCAACGGCGGCGAGGGCATGTCCGTGCTGGCGACCCGCGACACCCGCGCCGTCTACAAGGAACTGCTCGACGTGGCCAGCGACTACGCCGTGACCGACGATGCCGCCGACCGGATTCGAGTTCTGACGCCGCTGATGGAGCGCGAGGCGGCCGAGCGACGACTTGACTCGGTGATGGCCGCTACCGAATCGTGGGCCGGACTCGACGGCGAGACCCGCGAGGCGGTCCGCTCGGCGTTCGCCGAGTACGCCGAGAACGACCGCATCGGCGACGAGGAGGCCGCGGTCCGGACCGTCCTCGCGCTCCGAGACGCGGGACTCTCGGAGGGCGCGTTCTCGCGCGTGGCCGACATCGACCGCGCGGACCTCGACGCCGCGGCCTCGGCGCTTTCGGACCTCGACGGCGGTGAGGTGGCCCGCGGTGTGGACGGCGAACTCGACTCTCTGCGCGACGCGCTCGACGGCGTCGAATCGCTCTCAGCCGACTCCCTCGACGCGATGCAGGAGTTGCGCGAGGAGGCCCGCGCCGGGGCGGAGTTCGGCGAAGTCGTCGTTGATTACGTGGCCAGCGAGACCGACGCCGGATTTCAGCGCGTCCGCGACGCCACGCCCGACGAGGCGGTGGACGCCACCGACTTCGTGGACGCGACGCTCCGGGAACTCACCGACGACCTCCGGGAGGCGGCCGCGGAGCGCGAGCGGTCGGTCGCCCGGCGACTCCGGGGCCGCATCGCCGAGACCCGCGACGCCATCGACGCCGCGAGCGCGGCCGTCTCGGACCTCGCCTTTACCCTCTCGTTGGCGCGGTTCGCGGTCGATTTCGACCTCGTTCGCCCCGCGTTCGCGGAGAACGGCTTCGCGGTCCGGAACGCTCGGAACGTCTCCATCGAAGCCGCAGGCGAGACTGTCCAACCGGTCACGTACGCTGTCGGCGACCACGACGTGCCGGGCGGGAGTGCGACCGGTGGCGGTTCGACAGCAAACGACCCGGTCCCGCCCAGCGGCGACCGCGTGGCCGTCCTGACCGGCGCGAACTCCGGCGGGAAGACGACCCTGCTCGAAACGCTCTGTCAGGTCGCCCTGCTCGCCCAGATGGGCCTGCCGGTCCCCGCCGAGCAGGCCGAGGTCTCGGTCTCCGAGGATATCGTGTTCCACCGCCGCCACGCGAGTTTCAACGCTGGCGTCCTCGAATCGACGCTCCGGAGCATCGTTCCGCCGCTGACCGAGGGGGAGAACACATTGATGCTCGTTGACGAGTTCGAGGCCATCACGGAACCGGGGAGCGCCGCCGACCTCCTGCACGGTCTCGTCCGTCTGACGGTGAACCGGGGCGCGCTGGGCGTGTTCGTCACGCACCTCGCGGACGACCTCAAGCCACTGCCCGAGAAGGCCCGGAAGGACGGCATCTTCGCGGAAGGGTTGGACGACGACCTCGAACTCGAAGTGGACTACCAGCCCCGCTTTGGCACGGTCGGCCGGTCCACCCCGGAGTTCATCGTCTCGCGCCTGCTCGCGGGCGCTGACGACCGCCCGGAGCGCGCCGGGTTCGAGACGCTGGCCCGCGCGGTTGGCGAAGAGGCCGTCCATCGAACGTTGAAGGACTGGTCGCCGGAGTCCACTGCTGAGGACTGA
- a CDS encoding glycosyltransferase family 87 protein: MTPPRNPTDARLVLATGILLGVVGFVTTAVQHPALVGIDLQVYYFAAETALAGGDFYAAAPPMHPTYGYVYPPLTLPFFYPFALLGSWQAAFVAFTLLNVAAALGVAVLLVRSIEDHRDRPLSWLDRGLVAGFALISLHSASTLLYGETNFLLLLALVAGFRWLAIGRESRAGVAFAVPAFVKLFPAAVGVWLLRKRAWRAIAAATATGVGLFALSAAVFGVETHRTYVEFAVLPRLSSANFAGGLPAGADLLTLRRPLSVFLPNLDPSLYGPLAFGLLAPVVGYCYLNVSGPVNRLVAVFVTMAAIVVGFPSLLLYGVFLLFPLVPLLYLLERGPARTLFVAGAFVANFTVTLANVRNALGGTVLADLVGVLRPALTLGTPTLYGIVLMLCGCVVHVRNAAGTPEASPESA; encoded by the coding sequence GTGACCCCGCCCCGAAACCCCACCGACGCGCGCCTCGTCCTCGCCACCGGAATCCTGCTCGGCGTCGTCGGGTTCGTCACGACCGCCGTCCAGCACCCGGCGCTGGTCGGCATCGACCTCCAAGTCTACTACTTCGCGGCGGAGACCGCGCTCGCTGGCGGCGACTTCTACGCGGCCGCGCCGCCGATGCACCCCACCTACGGCTACGTCTATCCGCCGCTCACGCTCCCGTTCTTCTACCCCTTCGCCCTGCTCGGAAGTTGGCAGGCCGCGTTCGTCGCGTTCACTCTGCTCAACGTCGCGGCGGCGCTCGGGGTCGCGGTGTTGCTCGTGCGCTCCATCGAGGACCACCGGGACCGGCCGCTCTCGTGGCTAGACCGCGGTCTCGTCGCCGGGTTCGCCCTTATTTCGCTTCACTCGGCCTCGACGCTGCTCTACGGCGAGACGAACTTCCTCCTCCTGCTCGCGCTGGTTGCTGGCTTCCGGTGGCTCGCAATCGGCCGCGAATCGCGCGCCGGAGTCGCCTTCGCGGTTCCCGCATTCGTCAAACTGTTCCCGGCCGCGGTCGGGGTCTGGCTTCTCCGCAAGCGCGCGTGGCGCGCAATCGCGGCCGCCACCGCGACCGGCGTCGGCCTGTTCGCGCTCAGCGCGGCCGTCTTCGGCGTCGAAACCCACCGCACCTACGTTGAGTTCGCCGTCCTCCCGCGACTGTCGAGCGCGAACTTCGCGGGCGGGCTTCCGGCGGGCGCGGACCTCCTGACGCTCCGGCGACCGCTCTCGGTCTTCCTGCCCAATCTCGACCCCTCGCTGTACGGCCCGCTCGCGTTCGGCCTGCTCGCGCCGGTCGTCGGCTACTGCTACCTGAACGTGTCGGGTCCCGTGAATAGACTGGTCGCCGTGTTTGTGACGATGGCCGCAATCGTCGTCGGCTTCCCGTCGCTGTTGCTCTACGGCGTTTTCCTGCTCTTTCCGCTCGTGCCTCTGCTCTACCTGCTTGAGCGCGGTCCCGCGAGGACGCTGTTCGTCGCGGGGGCGTTCGTCGCTAACTTCACGGTGACGCTGGCGAACGTCCGGAACGCGCTCGGCGGAACGGTTTTGGCGGACCTCGTCGGCGTTCTGCGCCCGGCGTTGACGCTCGGGACGCCGACGCTGTACGGAATCGTCCTGATGCTCTGTGGCTGTGTCGTTCACGTCCGGAACGCGGCCGGGACGCCCGAGGCGTCTCCGGAGTCGGCGTAG
- a CDS encoding protein kinase domain-containing protein: MAGRERDGSERAGDDRDEGDRAGTDQETGGSDRIERLRAEARERWGRSDDDVMAVAPDLDSADPEERAAAAWTLAELAAEDPDNSRRIPVESDLAPLLTDDDEWVRRGASWAVANVADQQPHRARAALSEVTESLGDGDPLVRENSVLAVSEVAREHPHAAEPALNRLAQLAREGDGLARRYAAETLRRLVTRLDENGFPETIEASSDVAALLSETGVVAVTDDEGDGPVRVGGAGDSSEEDERSSTPRRGTATTDDRGPPDHFPDPPEIVADRRDFERSEDLDSGPLTSAAKVRARTTNDGGQRVVVVFRMLRSDTGLNPADFEDAVRLWAAVDDHPHVAPVLARGPNPRPWVVTEVLDGGSLRDHVGSIGFEQAVWYADCVAAAVSQAHARGVVHGALRPNAVGFSRTLGAWPIPKVGEWAFGDLLAAVRDLPVPPAFAAPEHVAPERFGAPDSTTDVYQLGALCYALFAGRPPFVGDATEIVRQVRDKEPRPASEFTERLPQSIDDLLARALAKRKRARFETAADFRRELAVATRELSLSVEL; this comes from the coding sequence ATGGCAGGCCGCGAGCGAGACGGGAGCGAGCGCGCCGGTGACGACCGCGACGAGGGCGACCGCGCCGGAACCGACCAAGAGACCGGCGGGAGCGACCGCATCGAGCGACTCCGCGCGGAGGCCCGCGAGCGGTGGGGCCGGTCGGACGACGACGTGATGGCGGTCGCGCCCGACCTCGACAGCGCCGACCCCGAGGAGCGCGCCGCGGCCGCGTGGACGCTCGCGGAACTCGCGGCCGAGGACCCCGACAACTCACGGCGCATTCCGGTCGAATCAGACCTCGCGCCGCTGTTGACCGACGACGACGAGTGGGTCCGCCGCGGTGCCTCGTGGGCCGTGGCGAACGTCGCCGACCAGCAACCCCACCGGGCGCGCGCCGCGCTCTCGGAAGTCACTGAAAGTCTCGGCGACGGGGACCCGCTGGTCCGGGAGAACAGCGTTCTCGCGGTCTCGGAGGTCGCCCGCGAGCATCCTCACGCCGCCGAACCCGCGTTGAACCGACTCGCGCAACTCGCGCGCGAGGGCGACGGTCTCGCCCGCCGCTACGCCGCCGAGACGCTTCGCCGACTCGTCACGAGACTCGACGAGAACGGGTTTCCAGAGACCATCGAGGCGTCCTCCGACGTGGCGGCGCTCCTCTCCGAGACGGGCGTGGTCGCCGTGACCGACGACGAGGGCGACGGTCCCGTGCGAGTCGGCGGCGCTGGCGACTCCTCGGAGGAGGACGAGCGGTCGAGCACTCCCCGTCGAGGGACCGCGACGACCGACGACCGCGGCCCGCCCGACCACTTCCCCGACCCGCCGGAAATCGTCGCCGACCGCCGCGATTTCGAACGCTCTGAGGACCTCGACAGCGGGCCGCTGACCAGCGCCGCGAAGGTTCGCGCCCGGACGACGAACGACGGCGGCCAGCGCGTCGTGGTCGTCTTCCGGATGCTCCGCTCGGACACGGGACTGAACCCGGCCGACTTCGAGGACGCGGTCCGTCTCTGGGCGGCCGTAGACGACCACCCGCACGTCGCGCCCGTCCTCGCCCGCGGCCCGAACCCCCGGCCGTGGGTCGTCACAGAGGTCTTAGACGGCGGAAGCCTGCGGGACCACGTCGGGAGCATCGGCTTCGAGCAGGCGGTCTGGTACGCCGACTGCGTCGCCGCGGCGGTCTCGCAGGCCCACGCTCGCGGGGTCGTCCACGGCGCGCTCCGGCCGAACGCGGTCGGGTTCTCGCGGACGCTCGGCGCGTGGCCGATTCCGAAGGTCGGCGAGTGGGCCTTCGGCGACTTGCTCGCGGCGGTTCGAGACCTCCCCGTGCCGCCCGCCTTCGCCGCACCGGAACACGTCGCCCCCGAGCGGTTCGGCGCGCCGGACTCCACGACGGACGTGTACCAGCTCGGCGCGCTCTGTTACGCGCTGTTCGCGGGCCGACCCCCGTTCGTCGGCGACGCGACCGAAATCGTCCGACAGGTCCGCGACAAGGAGCCGAGACCGGCCAGCGAGTTCACCGAGCGCCTCCCTCAGTCTATCGACGACCTGCTCGCGCGGGCGCTGGCGAAGCGAAAGCGGGCGCGCTTCGAGACGGCCGCGGACTTCCGGCGCGAGTTGGCGGTCGCTACCCGAGAGCTATCGCTGTCCGTCGAGTTGTAG
- a CDS encoding ABC transporter substrate-binding protein, whose protein sequence is MVTHDDTVSRRTYLRATAGASAAGLGGLTGLLGQNLQTLEVQHWWTGGDGADAIQALFEGFQEQYPNVQVNQNPVSGGAGQNLQTVIKKRVLNDNPPSSWQAWPGANLLPYTRANKLEDIEESVWSRNSMKEAYLQGPQDAARPSGNYVTVPLNIHRINNLFYNVEVIEQAGVDPSSVSTPSDLVGALEQVSNNTDAAGMAHQTQSAWSTLQLWTTVLLGEHGLDTYTAFTEGNVQQNEQAVKNSLQIVADYREFFNEDAGSVGWTEANSKVINGNAAFIHQGDWAAGMYRGQSGFAFSEVWDQAPFPGTQGTYMLNMDSFPFPTNNPSPEATTRFLRYVGSVDAQRRFNPPKGSIPPRTDVSQDAFGPFLQRQMDQFQNAESQPLSTAHGLAVDPETLTNLEDAMATFVSSWNVDRTYQGLVQAFQ, encoded by the coding sequence ATGGTAACACACGACGACACGGTATCGAGACGCACGTATCTGCGAGCGACCGCCGGGGCGAGTGCGGCAGGACTCGGGGGTTTGACCGGTCTGCTCGGGCAGAACCTACAGACGCTCGAAGTGCAACACTGGTGGACCGGCGGCGACGGTGCCGACGCCATTCAGGCGCTCTTCGAGGGGTTTCAGGAGCAGTACCCGAACGTTCAGGTCAACCAGAACCCGGTCTCGGGCGGGGCGGGCCAGAATCTCCAGACGGTCATCAAAAAGCGCGTGCTGAACGACAATCCGCCGAGTTCGTGGCAGGCGTGGCCGGGCGCGAACCTGCTTCCGTACACGCGAGCGAACAAGTTGGAGGACATCGAGGAGTCGGTGTGGTCCCGAAATAGCATGAAGGAGGCTTATCTTCAGGGACCGCAGGACGCCGCCCGGCCCTCGGGGAACTACGTCACGGTGCCGCTGAACATCCACCGCATCAACAACCTGTTCTACAACGTCGAAGTCATCGAGCAGGCGGGCGTGGACCCGTCCTCGGTCTCGACACCGAGCGACCTCGTGGGCGCGCTCGAACAGGTCAGCAACAACACCGACGCCGCGGGGATGGCCCACCAGACGCAGTCCGCGTGGTCCACGTTACAGCTCTGGACGACGGTCCTGCTCGGCGAACACGGACTCGACACCTACACCGCGTTCACCGAGGGGAACGTCCAGCAGAACGAGCAGGCCGTCAAAAACTCCCTCCAGATAGTCGCCGACTACCGGGAGTTCTTCAACGAGGACGCGGGGTCAGTCGGCTGGACCGAGGCCAACAGCAAGGTCATCAACGGGAACGCCGCGTTCATCCATCAGGGCGACTGGGCCGCCGGGATGTACCGCGGCCAGAGCGGGTTCGCGTTCTCCGAGGTGTGGGACCAAGCCCCGTTCCCCGGAACGCAGGGGACCTACATGCTCAACATGGACTCGTTCCCCTTCCCGACGAACAACCCGTCGCCCGAGGCGACGACTCGATTCCTACGGTACGTCGGGAGCGTGGATGCCCAGCGACGGTTCAACCCGCCGAAGGGGTCGATTCCGCCGCGGACCGACGTGTCACAGGACGCCTTCGGGCCGTTCCTCCAGCGCCAGATGGACCAGTTCCAGAATGCGGAGTCCCAACCGCTATCGACGGCCCACGGTCTCGCGGTGGACCCCGAGACCCTGACGAACCTCGAAGACGCGATGGCGACGTTCGTCTCGTCGTGGAACGTTGACCGGACGTATCAGGGACTGGTGCAGGCGTTCCAGTAA
- a CDS encoding response regulator transcription factor: protein MSPDQSTVLVVDDEQDVADLYAMWLQADYRVLSAYEGDEALDVLDDSVDVVLLDRRMPGQSGDEVLAVIRERDLNCRVVMVTAVKPDFDILEMGFDDYLVKPVTKDELQDTVEKMLTRVDYGAKLQEYYSLVSKKAVLESEKDSEALRTNEEYAELEDEIQELSAEVDDTREQLDDHDDFVGAFQDL, encoded by the coding sequence ATGTCTCCCGACCAATCGACAGTTCTCGTCGTCGATGACGAGCAAGATGTTGCCGACCTCTACGCGATGTGGTTGCAGGCGGACTATCGCGTGCTGAGTGCCTACGAGGGCGACGAAGCCCTTGACGTTCTCGACGACTCCGTGGATGTTGTTTTGCTGGACCGCCGGATGCCGGGCCAGTCCGGCGACGAGGTACTGGCAGTCATCCGCGAACGCGACCTCAACTGTCGCGTGGTCATGGTGACCGCAGTCAAACCTGACTTCGACATTCTCGAAATGGGCTTCGACGACTACCTCGTCAAGCCGGTTACGAAGGACGAACTTCAGGACACCGTCGAGAAGATGCTCACTCGCGTCGATTACGGCGCGAAGTTACAGGAATACTACTCGCTGGTCTCGAAGAAAGCGGTCCTTGAGTCCGAGAAAGACTCCGAGGCGCTCCGGACCAACGAGGAGTACGCCGAACTGGAAGACGAAATTCAGGAACTCAGCGCGGAAGTTGACGACACCCGCGAGCAATTGGACGACCACGACGACTTCGTCGGCGCGTTTCAGGACCTCTGA